Proteins found in one Salvia splendens isolate huo1 chromosome 10, SspV2, whole genome shotgun sequence genomic segment:
- the LOC121751660 gene encoding phosphoinositide phosphatase SAC4-like isoform X1 — protein MGDVPEIVQLQQHQVQPDSPPPVLPPDGFMQKFRLYETRSNFYMVGRDKTRTFWKILKIDRLEPSELDIHEDTATYNERQCSDLLRRIHEGNRATGGLKFVTTCYGIVGFIKFLGPYYMVLITKRRQIGVICGHSVYAISKSEIIPLPSSAGANMVNYKNENRYKKLLCMVDLTKDFYFSYSYHVMRSLQRNMCDNETGQVLYETMFVWNEFLTRGIRNILPNTLWTVALVYGFFKQDTLSISGRDLKLTLIARRSRHYAGTRYLKRGVNERGRVANDVETEQILIEDVPEGLPLQISSVVQNRGSIPLFWSQETSRLNIKPDIILSKRDQTYEATKLHFENLVKRYGNPIIILNLIKTNEKKPRESILRTEFANAIEVINRDLSEERRLKFLHLDLHKHSRSKAKNVLLLLGKVATYALTLTGFFYCQATPEMQSGGQLKCPRYENLFAPGMATSSHAENGKHNDEETEDSYNSDRKSSGGNSSTNSNPSVSPAMIQKGVLRTNCIDCLDRTNVAQYAYGLVALGHQLRALGVTTSTKMDLDDPLAEELMGCYERMGDTLAHQYGGSAAHNKIFSQRRGQWKAATQSQEFFRTLQRYYNNAYMDAEKQNAINVFLGHFQPQPDKPDLWELDSDQHYNVGRNGQSNSDHHERSLFIRSWSDGNILRESHSPSSTSNMNKDMYTSSFPGESNRRSRIPSESTPNMYTSGSELAYSSDTNPMPTRELFAEMQRVRYLEHENGDAIDCSNFVDLDWLSSSGNSCEEELLERSMLIVSPTAMLSSENVMNGTISEIVPSTSECGSSRRGRDETGTELGYGEAHNYEVLEEFSDSFVHWVTYGEAICH, from the exons ATGGGAGATGTTCCGGAAATTGTGCAGCTACAACAGCATCAAGTCCAGCCTGATTCTCCACCACCAGTGCTGCCTCCTGATGGCTTTATGCAGAAATTCAGACTCTACGAGACTCGATCG AATTTTTATATGGTAGGAAGGGACAAAACTAGAACCTTctggaaaattttgaaaattgataGGTTGGAACCATCAGAGCTTGACATTCATGAAGACACCGCCACATATAATGAGCGGCAGTGCTCAGATTTGTTAAGAAGAATACATGAAGGAAACAGAGCTACAGGAGGACTTAAATTTGTCACTACTTGTTATGGCATCGTTG gaTTCATTAAATTTCTCGGGCCATATTACATGGTGCTCATAACCAAAAGGAGGCAGATCGGTGTAATATGTGGTCACAGTGTGTATGCTATATCAAAAAGTGAGATAATTCCCTTGCCATCTTCAGCAGGAGCCAACATGGTCAACTATAAGAATGAGAACAG ATACAAGAAGCTCTTGTGCATGGTGGATCTTACCAAGGATTTCTACTTTAGTTACTCCTACCATGTGATGAGAAGTCTCCAGAGGAACATGTGTGATAACGAGACAGGGCAAGTCTTGTATGAAACTATGTTTGTGTGGAATGAATTTTTGACTCGTGGAATACGAAATATTCTTCCGAACACTTTATGGACTGTTGCCTTGGTCTATGGTTTTTTTAAGCAG GATACACTTTCTATATCAGGGAGGGATCTCAAGCTGACTCTAATTGCCAGGCGTTCACGACATTATGCGGGTACTAG ATATCTGAAGCGAGGTGTGAACGAGAGGGGCAGAGTGGCAAATGATGTTGAGACTGAGCAAATTTTAATTGAGGATGTCCCTGAAGGTCTGCCTTTGCAAATTAGTTCTGTGGTCCAAAATCGTGGGTCGATACCACTCTTCTGGTCACAGGAGACTTCCCGCCTAAATATCAAACCGGATATTATAT TGTCAAAGAGGGATCAAACATATGAGGCTACAAAGCTTCACTTTGAAAATCTTGTCAAGCGATATGGGAATCCCatcattattttgaatttgattAAG ACGAATGAAAAGAAACCACGAGAATCTATTCTTCGCACAGAGTTCGCTAATGCGATAGAAGTCATCAATAGAGATCTTTCTGAGGAGAGGCGTCTTAAATTTCTTCACTTGGATCTGCATAAACATTCCCGAAG CAAAGCTAAAAATGTATTGCTACTGTTGGGAAAGGTGGCTACATATGCTTTGACGTTAACTGGTTTTTTCTATTGTCAAGCCACACCAGAGATGCAATCAGGGGGGCAGCTTAAATGTCCTAGGTATGA GAATCTTTTTGCTCCTGGCATGGCAACCTCATCTCATGCTGAGAATGGAAAGCATAATGATGAGGAGACTGAGGATTCTTATAACTCAGACAGAAAATCTAGTGGGGGCAATAGTAGTACAAACAGTAATCCTTCTGTCAGTCCAGCAATGATCCAAAAGGGAGTTCTTCGAACTAATTGCATAGATTGTTTGGATCGCACAAATGTTGCGCAGTATGCATATGGCTTGGTTGCTTTAGGGCATCAGCTGCGTGCCTTAGGAGTTACAACCTCAACCAAGATGGACCTTGATGATCCATTGGCTGAAGAATTGATGGGATGTTATGAGAGAATGGGTGATACTCTGGCACACCAGTACGGTGGATCTGCTGCTCACAACAAG ATTTTCTCTCAGAGAAGAGGCCAATGGAAAGCAGCAACACAGTCACAGGAGTTTTTCCGTACATTGCAGAGATATTATAACAATGCATACATGGATGCAGAGAAACAAAATGCAATTAATGT ATTTTTGGGGCATTTTCAACCTCAACCAGATAAACCGGATCTGTGGGAGCTTGATTCTGATCAGCATTACAATGTGGGAAGAAATGGACAATCAAATTCAGATCATCATGAAAG GTCACTTTTCATAAGATCATGGTCAGATGGGAACATCCTTCGTGAAAGTCATTCACCCTCATCTACATCAAACATGAATAAGGATATGTATACCTCTAGTTTCCCTGGTGAATCGAATAGAAGAAGCAGGATTCCTTCTGAGTCTACACCAAATATGTATACATCAGGAAGCGAGTTAGCATATTCAAG TGATACTAATCCGATGCCTACTAGGGAGCTTTTCGCTGAAATGCAAAGAGTAAGGTACCTTGAACATGAAAATGGGGATGCAATCGACTGCTCAAACTTTGTTGACTTGGATTGGCTCTCTTCCTCTGGAAATTCATGTGAGGAAGAGCTATTGGAAAG GTCAATGCTGATAGTATCTCCAACAGCTATGCTATCGTCAGAAAATGTAATGAACGGAACAATTAGTGAAATTGTGCCTTCCACAAGTGAATGTGGATCTAGCAGAAGG GGTAGAGATGAGACCGGTACTGAGCTTGGTTATGGTGAAGCCCATAACTATGAAGTGCTCGAAGAATTCTCTGATAGTTTTGTGCATTGGGTGACCTACGGGGAAGCAATCTGCCACTGA
- the LOC121751660 gene encoding phosphoinositide phosphatase SAC4-like isoform X3 has product MGDVPEIVQLQQHQVQPDSPPPVLPPDGFMQKFRLYETRSNFYMVGRDKTRTFWKILKIDRLEPSELDIHEDTATYNERQCSDLLRRIHEGNRATGGLKFVTTCYGIVGFIKFLGPYYMVLITKRRQIGVICGHSVYAISKSEIIPLPSSAGANMVNYKNENRYKKLLCMVDLTKDFYFSYSYHVMRSLQRNMCDNETGQVLYETMFVWNEFLTRGIRNILPNTLWTVALVYGFFKQDTLSISGRDLKLTLIARRSRHYAGTRYLKRGVNERGRVANDVETEQILIEDVPEGLPLQISSVVQNRGSIPLFWSQETSRLNIKPDIILSKRDQTYEATKLHFENLVKRYGNPIIILNLIKTNEKKPRESILRTEFANAIEVINRDLSEERRLKFLHLDLHKHSRSKAKNVLLLLGKVATYALTLTGFFYCQATPEMQSGGQLKCPRYENLFAPGMATSSHAENGKHNDEETEDSYNSDRKSSGGNSSTNSNPSVSPAMIQKGVLRTNCIDCLDRTNVAQYAYGLVALGHQLRALGVTTSTKMDLDDPLAEELMGCYERMGDTLAHQYGGSAAHNKIFSQRRGQWKAATQSQEFFRTLQRYYNNAYMDAEKQNAINVFLGHFQPQPDKPDLWELDSDQHYNVGRNGQSNSDHHERSLFIRSWSDGNILRESHSPSSTSNMNKDMYTSSFPGESNRRSRIPSESTPNMYTSGSELAYSRELFAEMQRVRYLEHENGDAIDCSNFVDLDWLSSSGNSCEEELLERSMLIVSPTAMLSSENVMNGTISEIVPSTSECGSSRRGRDETGTELGYGEAHNYEVLEEFSDSFVHWVTYGEAICH; this is encoded by the exons ATGGGAGATGTTCCGGAAATTGTGCAGCTACAACAGCATCAAGTCCAGCCTGATTCTCCACCACCAGTGCTGCCTCCTGATGGCTTTATGCAGAAATTCAGACTCTACGAGACTCGATCG AATTTTTATATGGTAGGAAGGGACAAAACTAGAACCTTctggaaaattttgaaaattgataGGTTGGAACCATCAGAGCTTGACATTCATGAAGACACCGCCACATATAATGAGCGGCAGTGCTCAGATTTGTTAAGAAGAATACATGAAGGAAACAGAGCTACAGGAGGACTTAAATTTGTCACTACTTGTTATGGCATCGTTG gaTTCATTAAATTTCTCGGGCCATATTACATGGTGCTCATAACCAAAAGGAGGCAGATCGGTGTAATATGTGGTCACAGTGTGTATGCTATATCAAAAAGTGAGATAATTCCCTTGCCATCTTCAGCAGGAGCCAACATGGTCAACTATAAGAATGAGAACAG ATACAAGAAGCTCTTGTGCATGGTGGATCTTACCAAGGATTTCTACTTTAGTTACTCCTACCATGTGATGAGAAGTCTCCAGAGGAACATGTGTGATAACGAGACAGGGCAAGTCTTGTATGAAACTATGTTTGTGTGGAATGAATTTTTGACTCGTGGAATACGAAATATTCTTCCGAACACTTTATGGACTGTTGCCTTGGTCTATGGTTTTTTTAAGCAG GATACACTTTCTATATCAGGGAGGGATCTCAAGCTGACTCTAATTGCCAGGCGTTCACGACATTATGCGGGTACTAG ATATCTGAAGCGAGGTGTGAACGAGAGGGGCAGAGTGGCAAATGATGTTGAGACTGAGCAAATTTTAATTGAGGATGTCCCTGAAGGTCTGCCTTTGCAAATTAGTTCTGTGGTCCAAAATCGTGGGTCGATACCACTCTTCTGGTCACAGGAGACTTCCCGCCTAAATATCAAACCGGATATTATAT TGTCAAAGAGGGATCAAACATATGAGGCTACAAAGCTTCACTTTGAAAATCTTGTCAAGCGATATGGGAATCCCatcattattttgaatttgattAAG ACGAATGAAAAGAAACCACGAGAATCTATTCTTCGCACAGAGTTCGCTAATGCGATAGAAGTCATCAATAGAGATCTTTCTGAGGAGAGGCGTCTTAAATTTCTTCACTTGGATCTGCATAAACATTCCCGAAG CAAAGCTAAAAATGTATTGCTACTGTTGGGAAAGGTGGCTACATATGCTTTGACGTTAACTGGTTTTTTCTATTGTCAAGCCACACCAGAGATGCAATCAGGGGGGCAGCTTAAATGTCCTAGGTATGA GAATCTTTTTGCTCCTGGCATGGCAACCTCATCTCATGCTGAGAATGGAAAGCATAATGATGAGGAGACTGAGGATTCTTATAACTCAGACAGAAAATCTAGTGGGGGCAATAGTAGTACAAACAGTAATCCTTCTGTCAGTCCAGCAATGATCCAAAAGGGAGTTCTTCGAACTAATTGCATAGATTGTTTGGATCGCACAAATGTTGCGCAGTATGCATATGGCTTGGTTGCTTTAGGGCATCAGCTGCGTGCCTTAGGAGTTACAACCTCAACCAAGATGGACCTTGATGATCCATTGGCTGAAGAATTGATGGGATGTTATGAGAGAATGGGTGATACTCTGGCACACCAGTACGGTGGATCTGCTGCTCACAACAAG ATTTTCTCTCAGAGAAGAGGCCAATGGAAAGCAGCAACACAGTCACAGGAGTTTTTCCGTACATTGCAGAGATATTATAACAATGCATACATGGATGCAGAGAAACAAAATGCAATTAATGT ATTTTTGGGGCATTTTCAACCTCAACCAGATAAACCGGATCTGTGGGAGCTTGATTCTGATCAGCATTACAATGTGGGAAGAAATGGACAATCAAATTCAGATCATCATGAAAG GTCACTTTTCATAAGATCATGGTCAGATGGGAACATCCTTCGTGAAAGTCATTCACCCTCATCTACATCAAACATGAATAAGGATATGTATACCTCTAGTTTCCCTGGTGAATCGAATAGAAGAAGCAGGATTCCTTCTGAGTCTACACCAAATATGTATACATCAGGAAGCGAGTTAGCATATTCAAG GGAGCTTTTCGCTGAAATGCAAAGAGTAAGGTACCTTGAACATGAAAATGGGGATGCAATCGACTGCTCAAACTTTGTTGACTTGGATTGGCTCTCTTCCTCTGGAAATTCATGTGAGGAAGAGCTATTGGAAAG GTCAATGCTGATAGTATCTCCAACAGCTATGCTATCGTCAGAAAATGTAATGAACGGAACAATTAGTGAAATTGTGCCTTCCACAAGTGAATGTGGATCTAGCAGAAGG GGTAGAGATGAGACCGGTACTGAGCTTGGTTATGGTGAAGCCCATAACTATGAAGTGCTCGAAGAATTCTCTGATAGTTTTGTGCATTGGGTGACCTACGGGGAAGCAATCTGCCACTGA
- the LOC121751660 gene encoding phosphoinositide phosphatase SAC4-like isoform X2 produces the protein MGDVPEIVQLQQHQVQPDSPPPVLPPDGFMQKFRLYETRSNFYMVGRDKTRTFWKILKIDRLEPSELDIHEDTATYNERQCSDLLRRIHEGNRATGGLKFVTTCYGIVGFIKFLGPYYMVLITKRRQIGVICGHSVYAISKSEIIPLPSSAGANMVNYKNENRYKKLLCMVDLTKDFYFSYSYHVMRSLQRNMCDNETGQVLYETMFVWNEFLTRGIRNILPNTLWTVALVYGFFKQDTLSISGRDLKLTLIARRSRHYAGTRYLKRGVNERGRVANDVETEQILIEDVPEGLPLQISSVVQNRGSIPLFWSQETSRLNIKPDIILSKRDQTYEATKLHFENLVKRYGNPIIILNLIKTNEKKPRESILRTEFANAIEVINRDLSEERRLKFLHLDLHKHSRSKAKNVLLLLGKVATYALTLTGFFYCQATPEMQSGGQLKCPRNLFAPGMATSSHAENGKHNDEETEDSYNSDRKSSGGNSSTNSNPSVSPAMIQKGVLRTNCIDCLDRTNVAQYAYGLVALGHQLRALGVTTSTKMDLDDPLAEELMGCYERMGDTLAHQYGGSAAHNKIFSQRRGQWKAATQSQEFFRTLQRYYNNAYMDAEKQNAINVFLGHFQPQPDKPDLWELDSDQHYNVGRNGQSNSDHHERSLFIRSWSDGNILRESHSPSSTSNMNKDMYTSSFPGESNRRSRIPSESTPNMYTSGSELAYSSDTNPMPTRELFAEMQRVRYLEHENGDAIDCSNFVDLDWLSSSGNSCEEELLERSMLIVSPTAMLSSENVMNGTISEIVPSTSECGSSRRGRDETGTELGYGEAHNYEVLEEFSDSFVHWVTYGEAICH, from the exons ATGGGAGATGTTCCGGAAATTGTGCAGCTACAACAGCATCAAGTCCAGCCTGATTCTCCACCACCAGTGCTGCCTCCTGATGGCTTTATGCAGAAATTCAGACTCTACGAGACTCGATCG AATTTTTATATGGTAGGAAGGGACAAAACTAGAACCTTctggaaaattttgaaaattgataGGTTGGAACCATCAGAGCTTGACATTCATGAAGACACCGCCACATATAATGAGCGGCAGTGCTCAGATTTGTTAAGAAGAATACATGAAGGAAACAGAGCTACAGGAGGACTTAAATTTGTCACTACTTGTTATGGCATCGTTG gaTTCATTAAATTTCTCGGGCCATATTACATGGTGCTCATAACCAAAAGGAGGCAGATCGGTGTAATATGTGGTCACAGTGTGTATGCTATATCAAAAAGTGAGATAATTCCCTTGCCATCTTCAGCAGGAGCCAACATGGTCAACTATAAGAATGAGAACAG ATACAAGAAGCTCTTGTGCATGGTGGATCTTACCAAGGATTTCTACTTTAGTTACTCCTACCATGTGATGAGAAGTCTCCAGAGGAACATGTGTGATAACGAGACAGGGCAAGTCTTGTATGAAACTATGTTTGTGTGGAATGAATTTTTGACTCGTGGAATACGAAATATTCTTCCGAACACTTTATGGACTGTTGCCTTGGTCTATGGTTTTTTTAAGCAG GATACACTTTCTATATCAGGGAGGGATCTCAAGCTGACTCTAATTGCCAGGCGTTCACGACATTATGCGGGTACTAG ATATCTGAAGCGAGGTGTGAACGAGAGGGGCAGAGTGGCAAATGATGTTGAGACTGAGCAAATTTTAATTGAGGATGTCCCTGAAGGTCTGCCTTTGCAAATTAGTTCTGTGGTCCAAAATCGTGGGTCGATACCACTCTTCTGGTCACAGGAGACTTCCCGCCTAAATATCAAACCGGATATTATAT TGTCAAAGAGGGATCAAACATATGAGGCTACAAAGCTTCACTTTGAAAATCTTGTCAAGCGATATGGGAATCCCatcattattttgaatttgattAAG ACGAATGAAAAGAAACCACGAGAATCTATTCTTCGCACAGAGTTCGCTAATGCGATAGAAGTCATCAATAGAGATCTTTCTGAGGAGAGGCGTCTTAAATTTCTTCACTTGGATCTGCATAAACATTCCCGAAG CAAAGCTAAAAATGTATTGCTACTGTTGGGAAAGGTGGCTACATATGCTTTGACGTTAACTGGTTTTTTCTATTGTCAAGCCACACCAGAGATGCAATCAGGGGGGCAGCTTAAATGTCCTAG GAATCTTTTTGCTCCTGGCATGGCAACCTCATCTCATGCTGAGAATGGAAAGCATAATGATGAGGAGACTGAGGATTCTTATAACTCAGACAGAAAATCTAGTGGGGGCAATAGTAGTACAAACAGTAATCCTTCTGTCAGTCCAGCAATGATCCAAAAGGGAGTTCTTCGAACTAATTGCATAGATTGTTTGGATCGCACAAATGTTGCGCAGTATGCATATGGCTTGGTTGCTTTAGGGCATCAGCTGCGTGCCTTAGGAGTTACAACCTCAACCAAGATGGACCTTGATGATCCATTGGCTGAAGAATTGATGGGATGTTATGAGAGAATGGGTGATACTCTGGCACACCAGTACGGTGGATCTGCTGCTCACAACAAG ATTTTCTCTCAGAGAAGAGGCCAATGGAAAGCAGCAACACAGTCACAGGAGTTTTTCCGTACATTGCAGAGATATTATAACAATGCATACATGGATGCAGAGAAACAAAATGCAATTAATGT ATTTTTGGGGCATTTTCAACCTCAACCAGATAAACCGGATCTGTGGGAGCTTGATTCTGATCAGCATTACAATGTGGGAAGAAATGGACAATCAAATTCAGATCATCATGAAAG GTCACTTTTCATAAGATCATGGTCAGATGGGAACATCCTTCGTGAAAGTCATTCACCCTCATCTACATCAAACATGAATAAGGATATGTATACCTCTAGTTTCCCTGGTGAATCGAATAGAAGAAGCAGGATTCCTTCTGAGTCTACACCAAATATGTATACATCAGGAAGCGAGTTAGCATATTCAAG TGATACTAATCCGATGCCTACTAGGGAGCTTTTCGCTGAAATGCAAAGAGTAAGGTACCTTGAACATGAAAATGGGGATGCAATCGACTGCTCAAACTTTGTTGACTTGGATTGGCTCTCTTCCTCTGGAAATTCATGTGAGGAAGAGCTATTGGAAAG GTCAATGCTGATAGTATCTCCAACAGCTATGCTATCGTCAGAAAATGTAATGAACGGAACAATTAGTGAAATTGTGCCTTCCACAAGTGAATGTGGATCTAGCAGAAGG GGTAGAGATGAGACCGGTACTGAGCTTGGTTATGGTGAAGCCCATAACTATGAAGTGCTCGAAGAATTCTCTGATAGTTTTGTGCATTGGGTGACCTACGGGGAAGCAATCTGCCACTGA